The nucleotide window GCGGAGATCGCTGTCTGGGACATCGGCGTGTTCCCGGACGGGACCGGCCTGCCGCCGGGCCGGGGCGACGCCCGCCAGGGGCGCGAGATCTACCGGCGCCATTGCCTGTCCTGCCACGGCGCCCGGGGGAAGGGGGGCAGCGCCATGGCGCTGGCCGGGGCGCAATACGGTCTTACCGGCGACTATCCGCAGAAGACCGTCGGCACGTACTGGCCCTATGCCGCTACCCTGTTCGACTTTAACCGTCGCGCCATGCCCATGCAGGCGCCGGGCTCGCTTACCGATGACGAGGTCTATGCCGTCACTGCCTACCTGCTGTTCCTGAACGGCATCGTGGGCGAAGACGAGCGCATGGACGCCGTCAGCCTGCCGCGGGTGCAAATGCCGAACCGGGACGGCTTCCTGCCCATGGC belongs to Gammaproteobacteria bacterium and includes:
- a CDS encoding cytochrome c, with product MARYAAYMATRAAAAALLLLTSAKTGSEPPSAAAGPGLGQPVSDAEIAVWDIGVFPDGTGLPPGRGDARQGREIYRRHCLSCHGARGKGGSAMALAGAQYGLTGDYPQKTVGTYWPYAATLFDFNRRAMPMQAPGSLTDDEVYAVTAYLLFLNGIVGEDERMDAVSLPRVQMPNRDGFLPMAAPPMEAPPGRP